The Gopherus flavomarginatus isolate rGopFla2 chromosome 4, rGopFla2.mat.asm, whole genome shotgun sequence genomic interval GCACAGCTACTATACAATATAAAGTGATAGTAGTGTGAGCTCCCTCTTCCTGATCTTCCAATGTGCCTCTCAGTCACGACGTGAGTGTCTCCTCAGCCATTCCCCAGTTAATTCCTGGCCACTTGAAAATAGCCAAACTGGCCAGTAGTAATATGGTCATGACCACCAACACATTTCACAGAGGCAACTGACAAGAATCAGATGGTAGTGACTCTGTCACTATCAACTGAATCAGAATCAAATCAGTGACCATAGGAGGGAAAAAGCCATTAAATCATCTTGTCTCCCTCCTTTGGGTTTTTAGATTTGAGAAAGGTTTCATCTTCTTAGAGTGACACTGCTGAGGGACAAGGTTAGAAAAATGAGTTAAGTAAAGTCTCACAGCCAGAAACATTCTTCCACTTGTTATCATTTTGATTAACAAAATCAGAGACAACTGTCAAGCAGCTGAGATCTATCTAGCCTTTACCCAACCATGATATATGTTCTTTAGGAAAACTGTCTGGAAATAAAGCTTTTTCcaatttaccatgaaacaaaaaTGAATAGAACAGAGTAAACTGACAGACTATCATAAGATATGAATGGTGCATATGGCAAGGAGGTAACATTCTATTACAAGCCCTTAGATAGGGTGCAAGAATTTTGTTTAACCAAAATGCATATTTAGCAACAAATGAAATGGTTTTCCATAAGAAGTCTCATGCTGCCATATGCAAATCCTTGTCACTTAAATACATCCTGCTTGGGCACTTTTAAATTTTTCCAGCGCCGCAAAACCACTTTGTATTTTTCACTTTCAGTCTTTTCTGATGCTTTTTTTAAGACAACTCGCATAACTACAGCAGTTTCTGTTTCTTTATCCTCCCCTACTATGAGATCCAGTGTGTCACCAACTTTCACCTGAAAATAGAGGCAGAGAGAAATAATTAACATTCCTTTGAGGAAAATAACCCTTAAGTTTATATGCAATTTAATTGTCCTCCTCTTTCCACACTGATTATTCTTATAGTCTTCTAGGGAAGTTGTTAGAATGGCTATATAAGCATTTCATGTTCCTCTAATGCAGGCCTGCAAGTGAGCGATGAGGAGTGAATCCCTGTGAACCTCTCCATCATGGCTGTGTTATTTTCatctaattgtttttgtttttttaatttttatgtatTGTAAATGCAAATGAATGCTAGTCCAGCCTCTTATTACCACCTTCAAAATTCAGCCCCTAATTCCATCTCTTCTCCCACTACTCCCACGTAGGCCTTAGTCCCCAACTCTGCAAGCCTCCTTGCTCTCTTTATGTCCTCATTCCACTCTTACCCTTTACTTGGATCAACCCTCAAGCTTCCATTTATTATGCAACTTTCCTCTCTGCCCACTCTCCCTCCTTCAAAATCCACTACTTTCAGTTAGCCTTCCAAAGCTACACCCCCCTCCAATCTTCTGTGCCTACTCCCCCCGCCTCCAAAAATACACATCAGCTAGTGTGAATGTTGCATAACAATCTCATGACTTCAAACAATGTAACCATAATCTTTCCTTATACCAGCAGGTGACTGCTGTTGCTTCTCCACTTCTCTATGTCATGTCTAACCAACACTGTAGGCTTCTAGGTGTAGAGACTTGTCTTATTTGACTAAAGCACTATAGGTATGCTTACAGTTCAGTAAATAACCAAGGAGCAGTACCATTGCCATATTAAAAAGAAACAGAGTCCCAACAgttctttgcatttttttatagGCCATCCTCTAGTAGGCTACCAATATGGGACAACTCCCATCATGCAAATGAAAGcctagattttgtttttaatgtagagAATTTGGGGAGGATTACACATGCATGAGAAAAGTCTTAATACTCAAACACTCTGTATAACTTACACAAAATGATGATGTGAAATTAAGTTAAGCCTAACAATACCACTATTAGGGGTATATtgtttctccattttacagatggagaaaaatGAGGCAGAGAGGTAAGCAGAATCATAAAGAACTACCTCAGCTTCAACCAGAGAGCTTATGGGTCTGGTAATAAGCCCACCCAGAATCAACATTAGCAGACATGGTCTTCTATTCTAGGTAACTTAAGAATGAAGTATTAATCCAAATTCCTATTTGACTTCAAGCAGAAGAACCGGTAAAccttaacaaagacaaatgttacTGGAAGGTGACTTCTTCACATTACACATAACACAGCATTTTTTACATTCAACACTTTACAGTGTATGATAACTACACTGACTTGCTGGGAAGTACATTAATTAAACAGAGAACATTTTGTGTTGAAACCACAGATCTTTGTATTTCAACTCTTGTATTACTGGAAACGGAATGGTTACCAGGTTGTTCAGCTGGAGGCAGACATTCCCTTCCAACTAAAAGCAAGTCTAAATTTTTCAGAGACCTAAAACTTGTGAGAACGAGAAAGTTTACAGTTCTAGAAGCCCCTACCTGCTTATGGGCTGCTAAGCATGCAAGGACAAATTTGAAACTCTTCACTCAGGCAagcttcccattgacttctatagaGAGCTTGCCCAAGGAAGAGACTGTAGGGTTTCGCCCTCAGTATGTGGTTTCTAATCTGATATTAGAATGTTTACTTTGATAGTAAACATTGGATAGTTTATTATTCTAATGTCTTTGAATAACGCAAATATAAAAACTTAATTCAAGGAAAACTACAAAATGACCGATTTATTAAGTATTAATCTATTAAAAATCTAAGAACTGAATGTTAATAGAAAAAACCCTAGCAGTCCAACAAACAGCAGGCACTTCAGAGAGGTAATTTTGTCTAATGTAACTGAAGTATATTGCAAGCCTATGGTGCTTCACATTTTGAGTACATGAATATTATACCTGCTTCATTCTTAGTTATACATGTCTGTTCTATagacagtttatttttaaaaaatatttttgcatgcaAAAGTCTCTGCCAAAGGACTCTGGATACAAATTGCATATTGGCATTTTTGCTTTGTAAAATGACTGATTTCAAGCAGAGTCTTTGTACTCAGATTAGAACATCAAACTCTTGATAATAGTCACAAATAAAAATTGTAGGTTAATATTAAAGTTGCTCTCATCAGTAAAATTAAACCatgaaaaaaaggaaataaaaagttaGGGATtaaaaggttgcaaagtcaagcactcttgAGTTAGGAAATGCAAGAATGAACATTGCCCATGCAACTTTAATTAGGCTCCCTTGTGTGTAGCATGATAATATAGGATTTAATTACATGCAGAAGTGACTACCTGTGAAAACTGATGTAAATGATTTGCCCAGTGTCACATAAGAACTTGGTCACAGAGGCAGGGACTAAGGccagtctacacctaaaacttatgtcaacctaactgcaTCACTCAAGTCTGTGAAAAATTTTACATCTGCATGGCAGGTAGGTTGAACTAACCACCACTGTAGAATCAGCTAAATTGATGGAAGAAttgttccattgacctagctactgcctctcagagaagtGGACTACCTACATCAACAGAAAACTTCCTTCCTCAATACAGGAAGTATACTCTATAGCTGCATCACTATAGCTACGCTATTGTAGCCACTACAGTGTGGACACACCCTGAGCCTCAAGGGTGGTATTCAACTGCCAtacccacaagaccatcctttctctttctgcagtCCTCTGCCTTATTCACTACAACctcccaacttctgcaacaaatgagacaGGGCTCCTACAGTCAGAAGACTCCTTCACTGCACAAACCCAATTCATCCCTCGAGCAAACCAGGCATgcttataaaaacaaacaaacaaacaaacaacggTGAGACACTGAAGTATAGACCCAGTACAACAGAAAACTCTgacacaaccttaactatagtcTTTGTACTGCAGGACCATAATATCAAGTCTGCAGAAACTACAGTGCTCCAAGTGAGAAAAAAGTTGTGATGGTTCTGTTGAAGACGTATACAGATAAAAAGTGTCAAAAAAGCAAGAAACAGGGTATAGGAGATAGGAGGGTTTGCCATAAAGATGCCATCTTTATAATGCTACCATTATGTGATGGATACTTTCCAAGTATTCAAAATGCATTAGTCCCTGCACCAAATAGCTCATACTGTAAGGACAGAAAGACAACTAGACAAAGGTTAAGGAAAGggagcaaccaaaaaaaaaaagattcactaTAGGTAGTGAGGCAGAAGTGGATTTTTAAGGACTTCAAAACAGAGAGGATACAGTTGCCACAAATAACATTCAGAGATTGGAGCGTATAAAGAACTGAAAGAGAATTTGAACAGGAACAATTCCTTTAACTCATGACTGGTGCTTCCTGATAAGAAAGCAGGTAGGAGTTATTTAATACTGGGGGAAAGTGTCAGTGAAACTCTTAAGAAGGGATGAAGTATGAGTAGGAAGTAAAGATAAATGTATGGATCTTCTCCTactaaacaatattttttaaaataatctttttctATAAGTAGCTACACTAAcccatgcaaccttaatagtGAATAGGCTGCAGGgattacaaaaaaaacccaaaacacaaagTAAACATTTCTGGGGGTTAATTAAGAATCAATAAGCCTGTTAAATGCAGCTACAAGTGCCCTTCTCCCCCATATCTCTGGTAAAGTCTTCTGGGGTGCAATTCATCTAAAGGCAGAAAATTCCTTTCAGGAAGGGGAAAAAGAACAAACTGTACTCCTCAGCTTACAGAACTACTTCTACTATCTCTATCAAGATGGAGTGGACGACATACAGTAACTTGTTTTGACTCATCTGTCCCCCAATTAAACTAAATATACTTAAAAATATCATGAAACCTGGATATTTTGTCTCCTTTTATAAATCCTCATTTTTTACATAATATCTTTTAACCCCAGGTATAGCAGGTCATGTTACATGCAGGATAACTTATTGCTTTATAGCCCCTTATAATGCCTGCATGAGTGCTATCAGAGTAGGAGGGAAGAGAAAATGTCAGCCTTAGTTATGATCTTGTATTAATTCTTTTAAAAGCCTTACAGTTCTGCTTTTCTTCCACAATTTTTCTCCATTCAGCCTGAGTTCACCATTATAGAATGCATCTTCCACtttgctaaaataaaaaaaattaaaagtttgcTTTATAGGGCTGCGTTTACAGTGCACAGTAAACAAGTGCAATTATTTCCTAAGAGGCAAAAATGCAGTTCACCTGCAAAGTGTAGTCCAGAAGGAGAATTTGTGAATAAAGCATACATATATTTCTGTGAGGGTTATTAAAGCTTGACTTAGGCTGGAAATCAAGTATATGTTTCATAAATGCTGAATAAAAAATAATTCATAACTGTTCTGTACCACAGGTACAGGGCAGTTTAAGAGTGTTTATAACAGATAACACCCCTTTTTGTGTGCCACCTGGCACCAGTCCTTTTAAACTTAAGAATGTTGTCCTCGGATATCAGCTTCAAGTCATACTAATGTATTGTAACTAATAGGCTTCTTAAATCCTCTGTACGTTGCATAGGTTATACATTGTGATGGACTTGTTAATAAGGTTTATGTATATCTGGTGGAGGTAGGTGTGGCAGGTTTATATTTACTGTAGAACTGGGTTAGACTCTTCCTTCTAGTCAATctaggtattttttttaaatccttccaTCGACTAGCAGAAGCTTTTCTATTCTTAAGCTCTTTCTTTTTAAGTCAATAGTTAAAAGCATAAATGGCTAGAGACTGATTAAAATTATCACCGTCTCTTTAAGTAGTCTTCGTACTGAAGACAGTGCTAAGTAGCAGAATTCTGGAAAAGAACAGATTCCAAGAGATAAAGTAACAATATACCTCCAAAGACAAATATGGACTTCtgattaagttaaaaaaaattcttcttcaCTAAGTTACCgcaacaagaaaaaggacatcaaaagaacatttaactATTTACAATATAACAATTTCTTTATCGGGTAAGCTACATAAATCTTTCATACTTACTTTCTTGCAATATCTAGACCAGATTTCATTATTATATCATAACGAAAAGACTGGACTACTTTGTCAAGATCCTTGTAATCTTTCACTATATTGGGGTCATTTTCAAATTCATCTTCTGAAtcacttctctcttcctcctcctcctcctgcagggtttgttttttctttctagaACTTTTGTCACTTTTAAGTCGTACACAAGGCACTGAAATACATTTTGAAGGCGGTCTTAAAAATACATCATGTATCACAGGAGAAATGCTGAAGTGTTTTCTGTAGTTTATTATACTGGATTGGTGGATAGAGTATATACGtctcctccaggacacacagaGTTTATTAGAGGGAAATTTCTCCCAGACTCCAAGCCAGACATTTAGTTTTCCAAAGGCAGTGATGGGCAGTCTGAAACCAGTCATAGCATACCCTGAAATAAAGAGACAGATTCAATTTTGTTTGGTactctgcattttttttcagtattgAAGAAATTGGTCAGCAAACAGCATACTTATAGTAGTGACTATTAAAAtccacacttttttttcctttttgtaataACGATATAGTTCCTTTTGCAACCATAAGAATTTTTGTATTTCTGTGAAATGTTCTTTCTTCTCATATAGCAGGGTAGGTAAGTTGCCTATTcataatctgcatttttcacattTAGTTTCCCATTACACATAGGTAGCATGTTACACTGAATGTTAGCAATGGAATACTCTATATGTAACTCTTTTTACAATTTGTTAAACTACTGACTTTCTTATAGTTTCTTCCTTCCATTACTCAAATAGGATATTTTTATGGTCATAGTTAACTTCCAGCTCATGCTATTTAACCAGAGCAGAGAGATGCCAGTGGCTACATTTATTAGGGAACGTTCTTgacagaagtgacttgcccaataccAGAGATAGAAGTAGAACCAGGAATAAAAGTCAGAAGTTCCTGAATTCACCTTGTGCTCAGACTGCAGAGCCAGTAGATGAGAAAATGCTGCTTCTCCTAACCAGACCTTAATATCACTGAAGCATTTTCAAGACAAATACTCTTTCCTGATGCAATCCATTTATCCATCCTCCACTAGAAGAGCAGTCACTAGCAAGAACAATCCCTTTTGCAGAAGATTCCCTGAAAATCATTCCAAGAATACAGTTTCCAAACAGGATAAAAAATAGTAGTAACTTTTTGATAGTCTTAGGGAAAAATGGATTTATGATCTTAGGTAAGGATGAAAAACAGTGTTATAACCCTAAATTTCCACACGTTTGCATTAATCTTTTAGGCTGAAATTTCCATGTTTTGTTCTCTATCCCAAAATGaatttttggaaagtttgagcaaaatTATTTAACCTGTTTCAGGGTTGTCAGtgagtgaaggggaaaaaaaacccactttcgATGTCTTtgtaaatttgtttttttaaatgcagacacATAACTACAACAGCTGACGTGTGAAATTTGGCATAGCCATAGTCCTCGTTAGGACTAATAGTTTAGGGCATAGTAGTAGTATTACTATAGCACCTGAGGGCCCTAATTCACGAACCCGGACCCCATTCTATGAGGTGCCATAGGCCTTTGCTTGCGTTGGAAACA includes:
- the MTRES1 gene encoding mitochondrial transcription rescue factor 1 isoform X2 yields the protein MTGFRLPITAFGKLNVWLGVWEKFPSNKLCVSWRRRIYSIHQSSIINYRKHFSISPVIHDVFLRPPSKCISVPCVRLKSDKSSRKKKQTLQEEEEEERSDSEDEFENDPNIVKDYKDLDKVVQSFRYDIIMKSGLDIARNKVEDAFYNGELRLNGEKLWKKSRTVKVGDTLDLIVGEDKETETAVVMRVVLKKASEKTESEKYKVVLRRWKNLKVPKQDVFK
- the MTRES1 gene encoding mitochondrial transcription rescue factor 1 isoform X1 encodes the protein MPARHPGGLCSPGPPGCCAGREPCSEAALQGAPTGCWELSLADTARPGPAHAEGGLAWTEQRVPGASPQQRGPGRRLRPALRAAPRRRDWAGAGPQRPADTGYAMTGFRLPITAFGKLNVWLGVWEKFPSNKLCVSWRRRIYSIHQSSIINYRKHFSISPVIHDVFLRPPSKCISVPCVRLKSDKSSRKKKQTLQEEEEEERSDSEDEFENDPNIVKDYKDLDKVVQSFRYDIIMKSGLDIARNKVEDAFYNGELRLNGEKLWKKSRTVKVGDTLDLIVGEDKETETAVVMRVVLKKASEKTESEKYKVVLRRWKNLKVPKQDVFK